A part of Melittangium boletus DSM 14713 genomic DNA contains:
- a CDS encoding class I SAM-dependent methyltransferase, translated as MSGQLVAPPEEAQSDITLRMRSGHPQIAEGDACMLARVEAFCRELGRPPRIFNVGCGSGYLAWQLSRLHPRADVVAHETDATLLEALKRRVKGTDVRVFSKPFEEYQEPIDILISWGSHHHLPQSYLTHGRSLLTKGGLFLLGDEFCPEYCGSADAERIAGAELIRVVKGFVLTSEAELQAHEKRGEIPEAARTLEKQRQQALWRWYRYVIDYAMERDHVDVALYELRATHDDLITSSSDEQKLSPLIVEKDLALHGYRQVARHCMAPQLDKSLQSFFIYELAAA; from the coding sequence GTGAGTGGGCAGCTCGTCGCACCGCCCGAGGAGGCGCAGTCGGACATCACCTTGCGCATGCGCTCCGGGCATCCCCAGATCGCCGAGGGCGACGCTTGCATGTTGGCGCGCGTGGAGGCCTTCTGCCGCGAGCTGGGACGCCCGCCGCGCATCTTCAACGTGGGCTGCGGCAGTGGGTACCTGGCGTGGCAGCTCTCCCGGCTCCACCCCCGGGCCGATGTCGTCGCCCATGAGACGGATGCGACGCTCCTCGAGGCGTTGAAGCGCCGGGTCAAGGGCACGGACGTGCGCGTGTTCTCCAAGCCGTTCGAGGAGTACCAGGAGCCGATCGACATCCTCATCAGCTGGGGCTCGCACCACCACCTTCCGCAGAGCTACCTGACCCATGGCCGGTCGCTGCTGACGAAGGGGGGACTCTTCCTCCTGGGCGACGAGTTCTGCCCCGAGTACTGCGGCAGCGCGGACGCCGAGCGCATCGCGGGGGCCGAGCTCATCCGCGTGGTGAAGGGCTTCGTGTTGACGAGCGAGGCCGAGCTCCAGGCGCATGAGAAGCGCGGTGAGATTCCCGAGGCCGCCCGGACGCTGGAGAAGCAGCGGCAGCAGGCCCTGTGGCGCTGGTACCGCTACGTCATCGACTACGCGATGGAGCGCGATCACGTCGACGTGGCCCTGTACGAGCTGCGCGCCACGCACGACGATCTGATCACCAGCTCCAGTGACGAGCAGAAGCTGTCGCCGTTGATCGTCGAGAAGGATCTGGCGCTGCATGGCTACCGGCAGGTGGCCAGGCACTGCATGGCGCCGCAGCTGGACAAGTCCCTGCAGAGCTTCTTCATCTACGAGCTCGCCGCGGCCTGA
- a CDS encoding NAD(P)/FAD-dependent oxidoreductase — translation MLNIPASTKVLVLGGGPAGSTAASFLARAGVEVTLIEREMFPRYHIGESLLPSCLEIADLIGARQKIEAKGFVKKPGAYLEWGREKWSLDFGELQGQHTYSFQVDRSEFDELLLRHSEEQGVRVFEGVEVKSIENNAEGRPVKAVWAVHGDESQTGEISFDYLIDASGRHGVMSTRYLRNRQFHKVFQNIAVWGYWEGTQKGADYRDGAIAVGSIPDGWIWAIPMSGGKTSVGVVVHKDSFQAQKREADTAKIYEDAIASCPLIQRVCSGAKLVTGLKTESDYSYAAESFCGPGYFLCGDAACFLDPLLSTGVHLAMLSAMLSAAAITSVVSGEVSEQEAQSFFEKSYRQAYLRFLVFVSVFYDQRCGKDNYFKEAERLSQYEKDPSRLKQAFLNLVSGLEDLSSAEQATSHLIGEMSRRVTENLTLRKDKSTLASGSEEIKGRAQDNARFFDGVEGIPVMTPEGAIDGLYVVLKPRFGLGRFVATVEASSIVNVKKEEVRL, via the coding sequence ATGCTTAACATCCCTGCGTCGACCAAAGTCCTCGTCCTTGGTGGTGGGCCCGCTGGCTCGACCGCCGCGTCGTTCCTCGCGCGCGCCGGAGTCGAGGTCACGCTCATCGAACGCGAGATGTTCCCGCGATATCACATCGGCGAGTCGCTCCTTCCGTCGTGTCTGGAGATCGCGGACCTCATCGGGGCCCGGCAGAAGATCGAGGCGAAGGGGTTCGTCAAGAAGCCGGGCGCCTACCTGGAGTGGGGCCGTGAGAAGTGGAGCCTCGACTTCGGCGAGCTCCAGGGCCAGCACACCTACAGCTTCCAGGTGGACCGGTCGGAGTTCGACGAATTGCTCCTGCGGCACTCGGAAGAGCAGGGCGTCCGGGTTTTCGAGGGCGTGGAGGTCAAGTCCATCGAGAACAACGCGGAGGGCCGTCCCGTCAAGGCGGTCTGGGCCGTGCACGGGGATGAGAGCCAGACGGGGGAGATCTCCTTCGACTACCTGATCGACGCCTCGGGCCGGCATGGCGTGATGTCGACGCGCTACCTGCGCAATCGTCAGTTCCACAAGGTGTTCCAGAACATCGCCGTGTGGGGCTACTGGGAGGGCACGCAGAAGGGCGCGGACTACCGGGATGGCGCGATCGCCGTCGGGTCCATCCCGGATGGCTGGATCTGGGCCATTCCCATGAGCGGAGGGAAGACGAGCGTGGGCGTCGTCGTCCACAAGGACTCCTTCCAGGCGCAGAAGCGCGAGGCCGACACGGCCAAGATCTACGAGGACGCCATCGCCTCGTGCCCGCTCATCCAGCGGGTCTGCTCCGGGGCGAAGCTCGTCACCGGGCTGAAGACGGAGTCGGACTACTCGTACGCGGCGGAGAGCTTCTGCGGACCCGGCTACTTCCTGTGCGGTGACGCGGCGTGCTTCCTGGATCCGCTCCTGTCGACGGGCGTGCACCTGGCGATGCTGAGCGCCATGCTGTCCGCCGCGGCCATCACGAGCGTGGTGAGCGGCGAGGTCAGCGAGCAGGAGGCCCAGTCGTTCTTCGAGAAGAGCTACCGCCAGGCCTACCTGCGCTTCCTCGTCTTCGTGTCGGTGTTCTACGACCAGCGCTGCGGCAAGGATAACTACTTCAAGGAGGCGGAGCGGCTCAGCCAGTACGAGAAGGATCCGTCGCGCCTCAAGCAGGCCTTCCTCAACCTGGTGTCCGGCCTGGAGGACCTGTCGAGCGCCGAGCAGGCCACGAGCCACCTCATCGGAGAGATGTCGCGCCGGGTCACCGAGAACCTGACGCTGCGCAAGGACAAGTCGACGCTGGCCTCGGGCTCGGAGGAGATCAAGGGCCGCGCGCAGGACAACGCCCGCTTCTTCGACGGCGTGGAGGGCATCCCGGTGATGACGCCGGAAGGCGCGATCGACGGCCTGTACGTCGTCCTCAAGCCCCGCTTCGGACTGGGACGCTTCGTGGCGACCGTGGAGGCGTCGTCCATCGTCAACGTCAAGAAGGAGGAGGTGCGGTTGTGA
- the asnB gene encoding asparagine synthase (glutamine-hydrolyzing), with product MCGIIGWVDWERNLSEQRAMVQGMAESLQLRGPDDSGIWLSPRAALAHRRLFVIDPHGGVQPMTRRVGERSYTLVFNGEIYNFRDLSRDLRALGHTFETRSDTEVLLRAYMEWGPSCLERLNGIFAFGIWDEARQELFLARDHLGVKPLYYAERGSALLFGSEEKALFKNPLVKRELGAEGLAQALTVGFVRTQGASVYRGIQEIRPGHFAVYSRKGLKISRYWKLESREHTDDAETTLRRVRGMLEDVVTRQMVTDMNVCSMLSGGLDSSGVTAIAAKEYRATKNSALDTFTVDFVDEARHFRADLMHRDLDTPWAKRVSEICGTNHRTVTLGAEDLLGHIHEPLSARDLPVSGEKEISALLLFRKMKQAGATVVLSGEAGDEIFGGHPWFYVPQILNLNAFPWLAHAQNLGVPLLAPDIAKKVRAEEYLADTYQSTLNEVPKLPGESPHDARVREMFYLNINHFLRYMLDRMDRISMAASLEVRVPLCDHQLVEYMWNVPPAMKFAGNLEKGLLRQAMSHLLPEDVIARRKTAYPSLHDPSYVKGIRARVADIVNDNQSPVHGLLDREAVRRLTTEEVSPDHPFGAAVLKTRLDLVIQLDHWLRDCPVVL from the coding sequence ATGTGTGGAATCATCGGCTGGGTGGATTGGGAGCGGAACCTGTCGGAGCAGCGGGCCATGGTGCAGGGCATGGCCGAGTCGCTCCAGCTGCGAGGCCCCGACGACAGTGGCATCTGGCTCAGCCCGCGCGCGGCGCTCGCCCACCGGCGCTTGTTCGTCATCGATCCGCATGGCGGCGTCCAGCCGATGACCCGCCGCGTGGGCGAGCGGAGCTATACGCTCGTCTTCAACGGCGAGATCTACAACTTCCGGGATCTGAGCCGGGACCTGCGGGCGCTGGGGCACACGTTCGAGACGCGCTCCGACACGGAAGTGTTGCTGCGCGCCTACATGGAGTGGGGCCCGTCCTGTCTCGAGCGGCTCAATGGCATCTTCGCGTTCGGCATCTGGGATGAGGCGCGGCAGGAGTTGTTCCTCGCGCGCGACCATCTGGGCGTCAAGCCGCTGTACTACGCCGAGCGTGGCAGCGCGCTCCTGTTTGGCTCGGAGGAGAAGGCGCTCTTCAAGAACCCCCTGGTCAAGCGCGAGCTGGGCGCCGAGGGCCTGGCGCAGGCGCTCACGGTCGGGTTCGTCCGGACCCAGGGCGCGAGCGTCTACCGGGGCATCCAGGAGATCCGCCCCGGCCACTTCGCGGTGTACAGCCGCAAGGGGCTGAAGATCAGCCGGTACTGGAAGCTGGAGAGCCGTGAGCACACGGACGACGCGGAGACGACGTTGCGCCGGGTCCGCGGGATGCTCGAGGACGTGGTCACCCGCCAGATGGTGACGGACATGAACGTCTGCTCCATGCTCTCCGGCGGATTGGACTCGAGCGGAGTGACGGCGATCGCGGCGAAGGAGTACCGCGCGACCAAGAACTCCGCGCTGGACACCTTCACGGTGGATTTCGTCGACGAGGCCCGGCATTTCAGGGCGGACCTCATGCACCGGGATCTGGACACGCCCTGGGCCAAGCGCGTGAGCGAGATCTGCGGAACGAATCACCGCACGGTGACGCTCGGGGCGGAGGATCTGCTCGGCCACATCCACGAGCCGCTGAGCGCCCGGGATCTCCCCGTCTCCGGTGAGAAGGAGATTTCCGCCCTCCTGCTGTTCCGGAAGATGAAGCAGGCGGGCGCGACGGTGGTGTTGTCGGGCGAGGCGGGTGACGAGATCTTCGGTGGGCACCCGTGGTTCTACGTGCCCCAGATCCTGAACCTGAACGCGTTCCCCTGGCTGGCGCATGCCCAGAACCTGGGCGTGCCGCTCCTGGCGCCGGACATCGCGAAGAAGGTCCGTGCCGAGGAGTACCTCGCGGACACCTACCAGAGCACCTTGAACGAGGTGCCGAAGCTGCCCGGTGAGTCTCCGCACGACGCGCGCGTCCGGGAGATGTTCTACCTGAACATCAACCATTTCCTCCGGTACATGCTGGATCGCATGGATCGGATCAGCATGGCGGCCTCGCTGGAGGTGCGTGTTCCGCTGTGTGATCACCAGTTGGTCGAGTACATGTGGAACGTGCCTCCCGCGATGAAGTTCGCCGGGAACCTGGAAAAGGGCCTCCTGCGCCAGGCCATGTCCCATCTGTTGCCGGAAGACGTCATCGCCCGCCGGAAGACGGCGTACCCCAGCCTGCATGATCCCTCGTATGTGAAGGGGATCCGCGCGCGCGTGGCCGACATCGTCAATGACAACCAGTCGCCCGTGCATGGGCTGTTGGATCGCGAGGCGGTCCGCCGGCTCACGACGGAAGAAGTCTCGCCGGATCACCCCTTTGGGGCGGCGGTCCTGAAGACCCGGTTGGATCTCGTGATCCAGCTGGATCACTGGCTCAGGGACTGCCCGGTCGTACTCTGA
- a CDS encoding homogentisate phytyltransferase produces the protein MITPKILWKFARPLPAKATVVQVVAAYALAMHHAGVMRFDVLAFVMAMVCASGLHVYVNGVNQLSDIEIDRINKSSLPLAAGVMTEREGLVVTILAAVLSLVIGATQSMSLLVTAVLYLVNGSLYSLPPARLKSTAFGAGGIIAITRGVILPLGMFSYFNTVLSGAPGLSFEAVILAVFSFGIVFSVALVKDIPDIEGDSRNGLKTAAIVFGPSLTFKLAVGLVSLSYALLVVAGLVRLSPLVGLLLLVTHLGLLAFFLMKSRAVRLDDKMSVGHFYQLFWKLMYAEYVVFPAICFFI, from the coding sequence ATGATCACGCCCAAGATTCTATGGAAATTTGCCCGGCCGTTGCCCGCGAAGGCGACGGTGGTCCAGGTGGTGGCCGCCTATGCCCTGGCGATGCACCACGCGGGGGTCATGCGGTTCGATGTGCTCGCGTTCGTGATGGCCATGGTGTGTGCCTCCGGACTGCACGTGTATGTCAATGGCGTCAACCAGTTGAGCGACATCGAGATCGATCGCATCAACAAGTCGTCGCTGCCGCTCGCGGCCGGGGTGATGACGGAGCGGGAGGGCCTCGTCGTCACCATCCTGGCGGCCGTCCTCTCGCTCGTGATCGGGGCGACGCAGTCGATGAGCCTCCTGGTCACCGCGGTGCTGTACCTGGTCAATGGCTCGCTCTACTCCCTGCCGCCGGCGCGCTTGAAGAGCACGGCGTTCGGCGCGGGGGGCATCATCGCCATCACCCGTGGGGTCATCCTGCCCCTGGGCATGTTCTCGTATTTCAATACCGTGCTCTCGGGAGCGCCGGGCCTGTCCTTCGAGGCGGTGATCCTGGCGGTGTTCTCGTTCGGCATCGTGTTCTCCGTGGCGCTCGTCAAGGACATCCCCGACATCGAGGGAGACAGCCGCAACGGTCTGAAGACGGCGGCGATCGTCTTCGGGCCGAGCCTCACGTTCAAGCTCGCGGTGGGCCTCGTGAGCCTTTCCTACGCGCTGTTGGTGGTCGCGGGGCTGGTCCGGCTGTCTCCGCTCGTGGGCTTGCTGTTGTTGGTCACCCACCTGGGCTTGCTGGCGTTCTTCTTGATGAAGAGCAGGGCGGTGCGCCTGGACGACAAGATGTCCGTCGGGCACTTCTACCAACTCTTCTGGAAGCTCATGTACGCCGAGTACGTCGTGTTTCCCGCGATCTGTTTCTTCATCTAA
- a CDS encoding FAD-dependent monooxygenase produces the protein MEHVDVVIIGSGPAGISAALSLQKLAPELMGRTLVLEKGTHPREKLCGGGVTALVDPLLQWLDIPWERFDSPHMAVRTAHLRFEGCDVTLRFPGGKAPVFRVFQRSEFDARLVDIARERGVRIQEDTSVLGMERVAEGLVLRTSKGDFHAKVVIGADGSKSLVRRWMDLPSTGQAAPVSRLMEVLTPEVAERTPEFTEQSAVFDFSRVPDGMQGYLWDFPSFVEGRPMMNRGIFDSRLLHDRPLASLVPMLDDYLSARDRSLAECELKGHPERYYEIDGTYSVPRILLVGDAAGVDPMAGEGISWGMKYGPLAAEEVRQAFATGDFSFKGYSQRVAESEMGQGLAARVRLARFLYSRSRRFYRIAWPVLRQLTRGLNAVSDGYARISRA, from the coding sequence ATGGAACACGTGGACGTGGTGATCATCGGTTCGGGGCCCGCGGGAATCAGCGCGGCCCTGAGTCTTCAGAAGCTGGCGCCGGAGCTGATGGGCCGCACCCTCGTCCTCGAGAAGGGAACCCACCCTCGGGAGAAGTTGTGCGGGGGGGGCGTCACCGCGCTGGTGGATCCCCTCCTCCAGTGGTTGGACATTCCCTGGGAGCGCTTCGATTCACCCCACATGGCCGTGCGCACGGCGCACCTGCGCTTCGAGGGATGTGATGTGACGCTGCGCTTCCCGGGAGGCAAGGCGCCCGTGTTCCGGGTGTTCCAGCGCAGTGAGTTCGACGCCCGGCTCGTGGACATCGCCCGTGAGCGGGGCGTGCGGATCCAGGAGGACACCTCCGTCCTGGGGATGGAGCGGGTGGCGGAGGGTCTGGTGTTGCGCACGTCCAAGGGGGACTTCCACGCGAAGGTCGTGATCGGCGCCGATGGCTCGAAGTCCCTCGTTCGCCGGTGGATGGATCTCCCCTCCACGGGACAAGCGGCGCCCGTGTCCAGGTTGATGGAAGTGCTCACCCCGGAGGTCGCCGAGCGGACGCCCGAGTTCACGGAGCAGAGCGCCGTGTTCGACTTCAGCCGCGTACCGGATGGCATGCAAGGCTATCTCTGGGACTTTCCCAGCTTCGTGGAGGGCCGCCCGATGATGAATCGGGGCATCTTCGACAGCCGGCTCCTGCATGATCGTCCGCTGGCGTCGCTCGTGCCGATGCTGGATGATTACCTGAGCGCACGGGACCGCTCCCTGGCGGAGTGCGAGCTGAAGGGTCATCCGGAGCGTTACTACGAGATCGACGGCACCTACAGCGTGCCGCGCATCCTCCTGGTGGGAGATGCGGCGGGCGTGGATCCCATGGCGGGAGAGGGAATCTCCTGGGGCATGAAATACGGCCCCCTGGCCGCGGAAGAAGTCCGCCAGGCCTTCGCCACGGGGGATTTCTCCTTCAAGGGATACAGCCAGCGCGTGGCCGAAAGCGAGATGGGACAGGGGTTGGCCGCGCGGGTCCGGCTTGCTCGCTTCCTCTACTCACGGAGCCGCCGTTTCTACCGGATCGCATGGCCCGTCTTGAGGCAACTCACCCGTGGGCTCAACGCTGTTTCCGATGGCTATGCGCGCATCTCGCGTGCATAG
- a CDS encoding methyltransferase domain-containing protein, whose product MGDVKGAVDREKVKGFAERVISDVGASMHGALSYLGDRLGIFKAMAGAGPMTARELAEKTKLSERYLLEWLNAMVAARYVDYQRDGAKYHLPPEHAAVLANEESPAFMGGFLQVTVPVVSMAPRIGEAFRDAKGVSYADYNPEMAEVFERISAPQFKHKLVPHWIPAMPHVYEKLQAGGRVLDVGCGSGVAALTLARAFPKSQVAGIDYHQGSIDRANANAKAEGLSDRVTFSVENGTGLPADSFDLITSFAVVHDSVDPLGLMTAARKALSPTGSYLLVEDNVSSHVEENINPLGRAVYSLSTLYCITVSMAYGGAALGGAMGEGKTRELAEKAGFGSCQRLVVDDPFVALFELRR is encoded by the coding sequence ATGGGTGATGTGAAAGGCGCCGTTGACCGGGAGAAGGTGAAGGGGTTCGCCGAGCGAGTGATCTCCGATGTGGGAGCCTCCATGCATGGCGCGCTTTCATACCTCGGAGATCGCCTCGGTATTTTCAAGGCCATGGCCGGGGCCGGGCCGATGACGGCGCGGGAGCTGGCGGAGAAGACGAAGCTCTCCGAGCGCTATCTCCTGGAGTGGCTCAACGCCATGGTGGCGGCGCGATACGTCGACTACCAGCGCGATGGCGCGAAGTACCACCTCCCGCCCGAGCACGCGGCGGTGCTCGCCAACGAGGAGTCTCCGGCGTTCATGGGCGGCTTCCTCCAGGTGACCGTGCCGGTGGTGAGCATGGCGCCCCGGATTGGCGAGGCGTTCCGTGACGCCAAGGGCGTCTCCTACGCGGATTACAACCCGGAGATGGCGGAGGTCTTCGAGCGCATCTCGGCGCCCCAGTTCAAGCACAAGCTCGTGCCGCACTGGATCCCGGCCATGCCGCACGTGTACGAGAAGCTCCAGGCGGGAGGCCGGGTGCTCGACGTGGGCTGTGGCAGTGGCGTGGCGGCGCTGACCCTGGCCCGCGCCTTCCCCAAGTCCCAGGTGGCGGGCATTGACTATCACCAGGGTTCGATCGATCGCGCGAACGCGAACGCGAAGGCCGAGGGACTGTCGGATCGCGTCACGTTCAGCGTCGAGAACGGCACGGGACTTCCCGCGGATTCGTTCGACCTCATCACGTCGTTCGCGGTGGTCCACGACTCGGTGGATCCGCTGGGCCTGATGACGGCCGCGCGCAAGGCGCTCTCCCCCACGGGTTCCTACCTGCTGGTGGAGGACAACGTGTCCTCGCACGTCGAGGAGAACATCAACCCCCTGGGACGGGCGGTGTACTCGCTGAGCACGCTGTATTGCATCACCGTGTCCATGGCGTACGGCGGCGCCGCGCTGGGCGGGGCCATGGGCGAGGGCAAGACGCGCGAGCTGGCCGAGAAGGCTGGTTTCGGCTCGTGTCAGCGGCTGGTCGTGGATGATCCGTTCGTGGCCCTTTTCGAGCTTCGTCGCTGA
- a CDS encoding diiron oxygenase, translating to MSMDFSELERDAQGEWFHAEASGIANHPEVIARGRRQDVLAALLLGYLDFTFHLEARCIEPVGRDISLHRLDAQYDAQMARDAIRVQCDEAFHALMCAQLADHVKSRVELCRVPFPEHLYFRRVRELEASTRNSLSAEQYAFCVAVVSETVITDSLQKDWQNLSLRPSVREVLLQHYKDEVRHSAYFSQALRIVWPQWSEEVKRTMAPLWSELVLAFTRIDAELSRVALRMAGFSEQDAQRIQEETLRTLGPMADRGVSYKLTLRAFREAGVLGGQREYEELAGALSPNALVP from the coding sequence ATGTCGATGGACTTCTCCGAGCTGGAGCGGGATGCGCAGGGCGAATGGTTTCACGCCGAGGCGTCGGGGATCGCGAACCATCCCGAGGTCATCGCCCGTGGCCGCAGGCAGGACGTGCTGGCGGCCTTGCTGCTGGGCTATCTCGACTTCACCTTTCATCTGGAAGCGCGCTGCATCGAGCCCGTGGGACGAGACATCTCCCTGCACCGGTTGGATGCGCAATATGATGCGCAGATGGCGCGGGATGCGATCCGCGTGCAATGTGATGAGGCTTTTCATGCGCTCATGTGTGCGCAGCTCGCCGATCATGTGAAGAGCAGGGTGGAGTTGTGCCGTGTCCCCTTTCCGGAACATCTGTATTTCCGCCGGGTTCGCGAGCTCGAGGCGTCCACGCGCAATAGCTTGAGCGCGGAGCAGTATGCCTTCTGCGTGGCGGTGGTGTCGGAGACGGTCATCACGGACTCGCTCCAGAAGGATTGGCAGAATCTCTCGCTCCGTCCGTCGGTCCGGGAGGTGCTTCTGCAGCACTACAAGGACGAGGTGCGGCACAGCGCCTACTTCTCGCAGGCCCTGCGGATTGTCTGGCCGCAGTGGTCGGAGGAGGTGAAGAGGACCATGGCCCCCCTGTGGTCGGAGCTGGTGCTGGCCTTCACCCGCATTGACGCGGAGCTGTCGAGGGTCGCGCTGCGGATGGCCGGGTTCTCCGAGCAGGACGCGCAGCGCATCCAGGAGGAGACCCTGCGGACCCTGGGGCCCATGGCGGATCGGGGTGTTTCCTACAAGTTGACGTTGCGCGCGTTTCGAGAGGCGGGCGTGCTGGGCGGACAGCGCGAATACGAGGAGCTGGCCGGAGCGCTCTCGCCGAACGCGCTCGTGCCCTGA
- a CDS encoding aldehyde dehydrogenase family protein: MPSFSLDLREPVALFVDGHATPAVAGRHFVNLHPATGLPVNEVALGEDDDVDRAVRAAKRAFKGPWGSWPLARRLLALEAVARGIEANAEAFIAAEVSDTGRPRHMAASFDVPRAVDNFRTFTRLAAHLPAESFLTDTPEGGAVSYSLRVPLGVIGLICPWNLPLALLTWKLAPALAAGNTVVVKPSEESPSSATLLGRIIQEAGIPDGVYNVVHGFGDTGASLVRHPEVAAISFTGESGTGQSIMAAAAPGLKKLSFELGGKNPALIFADADLEQAIATTARSVFLHAGQICLCNERIYVERPVFERVVEGIRAAARALKPGDPFRAETTLSPLISASHRDKVFSYFNRTRREGATVVTGGGIAELDEPWRGGFFVEPTVWTGVPAESRARTDEIFGPVCLIEPFDAEEQALAAANDSQYGLSATVWTSNAARANRLARQLDVGTVWINTWLIRDLRMPFGGTKRSGLGREGGVHSFEFFTELRSIISRF; the protein is encoded by the coding sequence ATGCCCTCCTTTTCCCTGGATTTGAGAGAACCCGTCGCGTTGTTCGTGGACGGGCACGCCACTCCCGCCGTGGCGGGCCGACACTTCGTCAACCTCCATCCCGCGACCGGGCTCCCCGTGAATGAGGTGGCGTTGGGCGAGGACGACGACGTGGATCGCGCGGTGCGCGCGGCGAAGCGCGCGTTCAAGGGACCTTGGGGCTCCTGGCCGCTCGCCCGGCGTCTCCTGGCGCTCGAGGCCGTCGCCCGGGGCATCGAGGCGAACGCCGAGGCGTTCATCGCGGCCGAGGTCTCCGACACGGGCCGGCCCCGGCACATGGCCGCCTCCTTCGATGTTCCTCGCGCGGTCGACAACTTCCGCACGTTCACGCGGCTCGCGGCCCATCTCCCGGCCGAGAGCTTCCTGACGGATACGCCCGAGGGCGGCGCCGTCTCCTATTCGCTGCGGGTTCCCCTGGGGGTGATTGGGCTCATCTGTCCCTGGAACCTGCCCCTGGCGCTGCTGACGTGGAAGCTCGCGCCCGCGTTGGCGGCGGGCAACACGGTCGTCGTGAAGCCCTCGGAGGAGTCGCCCTCGTCGGCGACGCTCCTGGGCCGCATCATCCAGGAGGCGGGAATCCCCGATGGCGTCTACAACGTGGTCCACGGCTTCGGGGACACGGGCGCGTCGCTCGTGCGCCACCCCGAGGTCGCCGCCATTTCGTTCACGGGAGAGAGCGGGACGGGCCAGTCCATCATGGCCGCGGCGGCGCCGGGCTTGAAGAAGCTGTCGTTCGAGCTCGGGGGCAAGAATCCAGCGCTCATCTTCGCCGACGCGGACCTCGAGCAGGCCATCGCCACCACGGCGCGCTCCGTCTTCCTGCATGCCGGGCAGATCTGCCTTTGCAACGAGCGCATCTACGTGGAGCGCCCCGTGTTCGAGCGCGTCGTCGAGGGAATCCGCGCGGCGGCGCGTGCGCTCAAGCCGGGTGATCCCTTCCGCGCGGAGACCACCTTGAGCCCGCTCATCTCCGCCTCGCACCGGGACAAGGTCTTCTCCTATTTCAACCGGACCCGGCGGGAGGGGGCCACCGTGGTCACCGGGGGAGGGATCGCCGAGCTCGATGAGCCGTGGCGGGGAGGTTTCTTCGTCGAGCCCACGGTCTGGACCGGCGTGCCGGCCGAGTCCCGGGCCCGGACGGATGAGATTTTCGGGCCGGTGTGTTTGATCGAGCCCTTCGACGCGGAGGAGCAGGCGCTCGCCGCGGCCAACGACTCCCAGTATGGCTTGTCGGCGACCGTGTGGACCTCGAATGCCGCCCGCGCCAACCGTCTGGCGAGACAGCTCGATGTCGGGACGGTGTGGATCAACACCTGGCTCATCCGTGATCTGCGCATGCCCTTCGGTGGCACCAAGCGAAGCGGGCTGGGCCGCGAGGGGGGGGTCCACTCATTCGAGTTCTTCACCGAGTTGCGATCCATCATCAGTCGGTTTTGA